Proteins found in one Cobetia sp. L2A1 genomic segment:
- a CDS encoding CmpA/NrtA family ABC transporter substrate-binding protein, producing the protein MLSDAPLNDHQLTLGLMPLNDAAPFVVAEQLGFFRDEGLAVTLKWQPSWAALRDDLQTGVLQGAQMLALMPLTSTLGLDGRATPIISAMTLNLGGNAITLSRSLMATLAEEEHVLDSPLAIACALGEHVRRRRQRGEAPLRLASVHPFSSHRYLLRYWLAAGGIDPDSQIDMRAVAPPLMAAQLASGILDGFCVGEPWNSLASVQGMGQVVAGSHDIWRFGQEKVLGVREDWAEQHPVAHQALIRSLLKACAWLDRPDNRQQAAAWLHDEGLPEVPMSVIARGLADVDVEQSVENFQQSNAGWTIFHRYAANFPWRSHTRWYVSQMQRWGHLHGISEHDLAETLTRCVRPDLYRIAARGLGMVVPASDERSEGNHPAPWWLSGEAGQIPMPEDGFIDGAVFE; encoded by the coding sequence ATGCTCAGTGATGCACCCTTGAATGATCACCAGCTGACGCTGGGACTGATGCCGCTCAATGATGCTGCGCCCTTCGTGGTGGCCGAGCAGCTGGGATTTTTCCGGGATGAAGGGCTCGCGGTCACGCTCAAGTGGCAGCCGTCCTGGGCTGCACTGCGTGATGACCTGCAGACAGGTGTCTTGCAGGGGGCGCAGATGCTGGCCTTGATGCCATTGACCTCAACGTTGGGGCTGGACGGTCGCGCGACACCGATCATCAGCGCAATGACGCTGAATCTGGGCGGCAATGCCATCACCTTGTCACGCTCGCTGATGGCGACGTTGGCGGAAGAAGAGCATGTGCTTGATAGCCCTCTGGCGATTGCCTGTGCGCTGGGCGAGCACGTCAGACGGCGTCGTCAGCGCGGTGAAGCACCGCTGAGACTCGCGAGCGTGCATCCGTTCTCCTCGCATCGCTATCTGCTGCGGTATTGGCTGGCGGCGGGCGGGATTGACCCTGATTCACAGATTGATATGCGCGCGGTGGCCCCGCCACTGATGGCAGCGCAACTCGCTTCGGGCATCCTGGATGGTTTCTGTGTCGGTGAGCCGTGGAACAGTCTGGCCAGTGTGCAGGGCATGGGGCAGGTGGTCGCTGGTAGTCATGATATCTGGCGCTTCGGGCAGGAAAAGGTGCTGGGCGTGCGGGAAGACTGGGCGGAGCAGCATCCGGTGGCGCATCAGGCGCTGATACGCTCGCTACTCAAGGCCTGTGCGTGGCTGGACCGCCCTGATAATCGTCAGCAGGCCGCTGCCTGGCTGCATGATGAAGGCTTGCCCGAAGTGCCGATGTCAGTGATCGCGCGCGGGCTTGCGGATGTCGATGTCGAGCAGTCGGTGGAGAATTTTCAGCAATCCAATGCCGGGTGGACGATCTTCCATCGTTACGCCGCCAATTTCCCGTGGCGCTCGCACACTCGCTGGTACGTTTCCCAGATGCAGCGTTGGGGACATTTGCATGGCATCAGCGAGCATGATCTCGCGGAGACACTGACACGCTGTGTGCGGCCGGATCTCTATCGCATCGCCGCACGTGGGCTGGGCATGGTCGTGCCGGCAAGCGATGAACGCAGCGAAGGCAATCATCCCGCGCCCTGGTGGCTGAGCGGTGAGGCGGGGCAGATACCGATGCCGGAAGATGGCTTCATCGACGGTGCCGTCTTTGAGTAG
- the hydA gene encoding dihydropyrimidinase, which yields MAILIKGGSIQTHEERYVADILCEGETITAIGTNLNAPADCEVIDASGCLVMPGGIDPHTHMQLPFMGTVASEDFQTGTAAALAGGTTMIIDFVIPSPQQPLMEAYHTWREWAEKSCCDYSFHVAVTWWDESVSQDMATLVSDYGVNSFKHFMAYKNAIMAPDDTLVSSFARCLELGAIPTVHAENGELVYHLQQKLMADGITGPEAHPLSRPPQVEGEAASRAIRIAGTLGTPVYLVHVSTADALEEIRYAREHGQPVYGEVLAGHLLIDEEVYQNKSWEFAAGHVMSPPFRSLEHRQALWGGIQSGDLQTTATDHCCFCAEQKEMGKDDFTKIPNGTAGVEDRMAMLWHEGVNTGRFTAENFVALTSTNAAKIFNIFPRKGAIRVGSDADLVVWDPNGERTISAKTHHQNIDFNIFEGRTVKGIPRHTVSRGDWAWRDGELHAKRGHGQYVERPAYPSVFDQLKARAEQNVVTAVDRS from the coding sequence ATGGCAATCCTGATCAAGGGCGGCAGCATCCAGACCCACGAAGAGCGCTATGTCGCCGACATCCTGTGTGAAGGCGAGACCATCACTGCCATCGGCACCAACCTGAACGCGCCCGCTGACTGCGAAGTGATCGACGCCAGCGGCTGTCTGGTGATGCCGGGCGGCATCGATCCGCACACCCACATGCAGCTGCCGTTCATGGGCACCGTCGCCAGCGAAGACTTCCAGACGGGAACCGCTGCCGCTCTGGCCGGTGGCACCACCATGATCATCGATTTCGTGATCCCCTCGCCGCAGCAACCGCTGATGGAGGCGTATCACACCTGGCGCGAATGGGCCGAGAAGTCATGCTGCGACTACAGCTTCCACGTCGCCGTCACCTGGTGGGACGAGAGCGTCAGCCAGGACATGGCGACGCTGGTCTCCGACTACGGGGTCAACAGCTTCAAGCACTTCATGGCCTACAAGAACGCCATCATGGCGCCGGATGACACCTTGGTCTCAAGCTTCGCGCGCTGCCTGGAGCTAGGCGCGATTCCCACCGTACATGCCGAGAACGGCGAACTGGTCTATCACCTGCAGCAGAAGCTGATGGCCGATGGCATCACCGGGCCGGAAGCGCATCCGCTGTCGCGCCCGCCGCAGGTCGAGGGTGAAGCCGCCAGCCGCGCGATCCGCATTGCCGGCACACTCGGCACACCGGTGTATCTGGTGCACGTCTCCACCGCCGATGCGCTCGAAGAGATTCGCTATGCGCGTGAGCACGGCCAGCCGGTCTACGGCGAGGTACTGGCAGGCCATCTGTTGATCGATGAAGAGGTCTATCAGAACAAGAGCTGGGAATTCGCCGCCGGCCACGTGATGAGCCCGCCGTTCCGCTCGCTCGAGCACCGTCAGGCGCTCTGGGGCGGCATCCAGTCAGGTGATCTGCAGACGACTGCAACAGATCACTGCTGCTTCTGCGCCGAGCAGAAGGAGATGGGCAAGGACGACTTCACGAAGATTCCCAATGGCACCGCCGGGGTCGAAGACCGCATGGCGATGCTATGGCATGAAGGCGTCAACACCGGGCGATTCACTGCCGAGAACTTCGTCGCACTGACCTCCACCAACGCTGCCAAGATCTTCAACATCTTCCCGCGCAAGGGCGCAATACGCGTCGGCAGCGACGCAGACCTCGTGGTGTGGGACCCGAACGGCGAGCGCACCATCTCCGCCAAGACACATCACCAGAACATCGACTTCAATATCTTCGAAGGCCGCACCGTCAAAGGCATTCCGCGTCACACCGTGAGCCGCGGCGACTGGGCATGGCGCGATGGCGAGCTACATGCCAAACGCGGTCATGGCCAATATGTCGAGCGCCCGGCCTACCCCAGCGTGTTCGATCAGCTCAAGGCGCGTGCTGAACAGAACGTCGTCACTGCCGTAGATCGCAGCTGA
- a CDS encoding NAD(P)-dependent oxidoreductase, which produces MNTTSPSHWTPAGFEEDALNARFSDLHPALGKRQAIIESSRCLYCYDAPCIKACPTSIDIPTFIRRIHDDNLEGAASEILDANILGGSCARVCPTEILCEQSCVRNQGDECQPVLIGLLQRHALDNAKFESHPFTRAASSGRRVAVVGAGPAGLSCAHRLARFGHEVVIFEAEEKAGGLNEYGIARYKLTDDFAAREVEFLLEIGGIEIRHGKRLGDNLAIAELTREFDSVFLGLGLGTSHALGLTGEDAPGLMAATDYIKVLRQSSELNALAVPKHAVVIGAGNTAIDIAVQVKRLGADSVDLVYRRGEAQMSATPHEQDIARANGVMIHTWARPLAIDSNTDGQLSAMQFARTRVEDGRLNDSGETFSLACDGVFTAIGQGFDDASLSDAHAAGLARSGAKIEVDTMLRTSLPGVYAGGDCIARGQDLTVQAVAHGKLAAEAIHHDLMLKVEAA; this is translated from the coding sequence GTGAACACCACCTCTCCTTCCCATTGGACCCCTGCAGGGTTCGAGGAAGATGCGCTGAATGCGCGTTTCAGCGATCTTCACCCAGCACTCGGCAAGCGCCAGGCCATCATCGAAAGCTCGCGCTGTCTTTACTGCTATGACGCACCCTGCATCAAGGCCTGCCCGACCAGCATCGACATCCCGACCTTCATTCGCCGGATTCACGACGACAACCTCGAAGGTGCCGCTAGCGAAATTCTCGACGCCAATATCCTCGGCGGAAGCTGCGCCCGTGTCTGCCCCACCGAGATCCTCTGCGAGCAGTCCTGCGTGCGCAATCAGGGTGATGAGTGCCAGCCAGTATTGATCGGCCTGCTGCAGCGCCATGCACTGGATAACGCCAAGTTCGAGTCCCATCCGTTCACACGTGCCGCCAGTTCCGGGCGCCGCGTGGCCGTGGTCGGCGCCGGGCCTGCAGGGCTTTCCTGCGCCCATCGCCTGGCGCGCTTCGGCCATGAGGTGGTGATCTTCGAAGCGGAAGAGAAGGCCGGCGGCCTGAACGAATACGGCATCGCTCGCTACAAGCTGACCGACGACTTCGCCGCACGTGAAGTGGAATTCCTGCTTGAGATCGGCGGCATCGAGATTCGTCACGGCAAGCGACTGGGCGACAACCTCGCCATTGCCGAGCTGACTCGTGAATTCGACAGCGTCTTCCTCGGCCTTGGCCTCGGTACCAGCCACGCACTGGGTCTGACCGGTGAGGATGCCCCCGGCCTGATGGCGGCCACCGACTACATCAAGGTGCTGCGTCAGAGCAGTGAGCTGAATGCGCTGGCGGTGCCGAAACACGCAGTGGTGATCGGTGCAGGCAATACCGCCATCGACATCGCGGTACAGGTCAAACGACTGGGCGCCGACAGCGTCGACCTCGTCTATCGACGCGGTGAAGCACAGATGTCCGCCACCCCGCACGAGCAGGACATCGCCCGTGCCAATGGCGTGATGATTCATACCTGGGCGCGCCCGCTGGCCATCGACAGCAATACCGACGGTCAACTCAGCGCCATGCAGTTCGCGCGCACCCGTGTAGAAGATGGCCGCCTGAACGACAGCGGCGAGACCTTCTCACTTGCCTGTGACGGCGTGTTTACCGCGATCGGCCAAGGCTTTGATGATGCGAGCCTGAGCGACGCGCATGCTGCGGGGCTTGCCCGCAGTGGGGCAAAGATTGAAGTTGATACCATGCTGCGTACCAGCCTGCCGGGCGTTTACGCCGGAGGTGACTGCATCGCGCGCGGGCAAGACCTCACCGTTCAAGCCGTTGCTCACGGCAAGCTGGCCGCCGAGGCCATCCATCACGATCTGATGCTCAAGGTGGAGGCCGCCTGA
- the preA gene encoding NAD-dependent dihydropyrimidine dehydrogenase subunit PreA: MTIHTPLNEDNARPAGASDDHVVSYKADLSINFAGIRSPNPFWLASAPPTDKAYNVVRAFEAGWGGVVWKTLGEDPAAVNVSSRYSAHYGPNGEVSGFNNIELITDRSLEINLREITQVKKDWPDHALIVSLMVPCEEEAWKTILPQVEATGCDGIELNFGCPHGMPERGMGAAVGQVPEYVEKVTRWCKTYSSLPVIVKLTPNITDVREPAKAAWRGGADAVSLINTINSITHLDLDRMIAHPIVGDRSTHGGYCGSAVKPIALNMVAEIARTPETATLPISGIGGISTWEDAAEFIALGAGSVQVCTAAMLHGFRIVEEMKDGLGRWMDKQGYQKIDDFTRAAVPNTTDWKQLDMNYQVIARIDQDKCIGCGRCYIACEDTSHQAIMHLAKDNGTAKYEVKDADCVGCNLCEITCPVDDCITMEVQDTGKPYMNWMEDPRNPHRAA; this comes from the coding sequence ATGACCATTCATACCCCGCTCAATGAAGATAACGCCCGCCCCGCAGGCGCTAGCGATGATCATGTCGTCAGCTACAAGGCAGATCTGTCGATCAATTTCGCCGGTATTCGCTCGCCGAATCCCTTCTGGCTCGCCAGTGCGCCGCCGACCGACAAGGCCTATAACGTGGTACGTGCCTTTGAAGCGGGTTGGGGTGGCGTGGTGTGGAAGACACTGGGCGAAGACCCGGCCGCGGTGAACGTCTCTTCGCGCTACTCGGCACACTACGGCCCGAATGGTGAAGTCAGCGGCTTCAACAACATCGAGCTGATCACCGACCGTTCACTGGAGATCAACCTGCGTGAGATCACCCAGGTCAAGAAGGACTGGCCAGACCACGCGTTGATCGTCTCACTGATGGTGCCGTGCGAAGAAGAGGCCTGGAAGACCATCCTGCCGCAGGTCGAGGCCACTGGCTGTGATGGTATCGAGCTCAACTTCGGTTGCCCGCATGGTATGCCGGAACGCGGCATGGGTGCGGCCGTCGGTCAGGTGCCGGAATATGTCGAGAAGGTCACGCGCTGGTGCAAGACCTACAGCTCACTGCCGGTCATCGTCAAACTGACCCCCAACATCACCGACGTGCGCGAACCTGCCAAGGCCGCCTGGCGTGGCGGTGCGGATGCCGTCTCGCTGATCAACACCATCAACTCCATCACCCATCTTGACCTTGATCGCATGATCGCCCACCCCATCGTCGGCGATCGCAGCACCCACGGTGGCTATTGCGGCAGTGCCGTGAAGCCCATCGCACTGAACATGGTGGCGGAAATCGCGCGCACGCCAGAAACCGCTACCCTGCCGATATCGGGCATCGGGGGTATCTCCACCTGGGAAGACGCCGCGGAATTCATCGCGCTCGGCGCGGGTAGCGTGCAGGTATGTACGGCAGCGATGCTGCATGGCTTCCGTATCGTCGAGGAGATGAAGGATGGCCTGGGCCGCTGGATGGACAAGCAGGGGTATCAGAAGATCGATGATTTCACGCGCGCCGCGGTGCCCAATACCACCGACTGGAAACAGTTGGACATGAACTATCAGGTGATCGCGCGTATCGATCAGGACAAGTGCATCGGCTGTGGGCGCTGCTATATCGCCTGCGAAGACACCTCGCATCAAGCCATCATGCATCTGGCCAAGGACAACGGCACCGCCAAATATGAGGTGAAGGATGCTGACTGTGTGGGCTGCAATCTGTGCGAGATTACCTGCCCGGTCGATGACTGCATCACCATGGAAGTGCAGGACACCGGCAAGCCGTACATGAACTGGATGGAAGACCCGCGCAACCCGCACCGCGCCGCCTGA
- a CDS encoding TetR/AcrR family transcriptional regulator has product MTTRKSQIRKDNVGRILLAAEKVFALKGYVGASMVDIAAEVELPKSNLHYYFSTKEALYRAVLDGLLALWKEDALCFEAYDDPQLVLSTYIRAKMMHSRQRPYGSKVWASEIMQGAPVLGEELTVWLDEWAEMKKSRLRSWIADARIDNVDASAYLYMIWASTQHYADFDHQIAVLNHGHALSDREFEQAVQNVTRVLLKGVGLSA; this is encoded by the coding sequence ATGACCACTCGCAAGTCTCAGATTCGCAAGGATAATGTCGGGCGTATTTTGCTCGCTGCCGAGAAGGTATTCGCGCTCAAGGGCTATGTCGGCGCCAGCATGGTCGATATTGCCGCTGAAGTAGAGCTGCCCAAGTCAAATCTGCATTACTACTTCAGTACCAAGGAGGCCCTCTATCGCGCTGTGCTCGATGGCCTGTTGGCGTTGTGGAAGGAAGATGCGCTGTGCTTTGAGGCCTACGACGACCCTCAGCTGGTGCTCTCCACCTATATTCGCGCCAAGATGATGCACTCGCGTCAGCGCCCGTATGGCTCCAAGGTGTGGGCCAGCGAAATCATGCAGGGTGCGCCAGTGCTGGGCGAGGAGCTGACGGTCTGGCTTGATGAGTGGGCCGAGATGAAGAAGTCGCGCCTGCGTAGCTGGATTGCCGACGCGCGTATCGACAATGTCGATGCCTCCGCTTATCTCTACATGATCTGGGCCAGCACCCAGCACTACGCCGACTTCGATCACCAGATCGCTGTCCTCAATCATGGCCATGCACTGAGTGACCGTGAGTTCGAGCAAGCGGTACAGAATGTCACGCGCGTATTGTTGAAGGGCGTGGGGCTTTCCGCATGA